A window from Caulobacter sp. X encodes these proteins:
- a CDS encoding response regulator, translated as MEVWATLGLTLVLLFFVGSGLVAYRNVEMLRSNSQKIWHSHDVLMAIDDLLSTVQDTETGQRGYLLTGNDRYLEPYQAAVSAVASRSEAVESLTRDNPTQQANLKVLKRQIAAKLGELDETITLRRTVNAQAALAVVNTDRGKAEMDAIRRQVGVMRQEESRLRALRLTTMGAAYNTALLSGVLASVLGGALTLAVFYLIRRAARAQAREEWLQAGQVGLGSAMMGDLSVEMLADNILAFLSQYLGFQAGALFKGHGGHFYRAASLGIPADAQTPERFNLKEGLLGKVAAEGQATIVRDVPDGYITIGSALGQDKPRHLVIVPVKADGVVNAVIELGFLHPVDDRVVELLNQASGAIGVGLRSARYRAELQDTLEETQRQSEELQVQSEELRVSNEELEEQGRALKESQTRLEQQQAELEQTNSQLEEQAQMLETQRDELERTSAAVALKARELEQASQYKSDFLANMSHELRTPLNSLLILSKLLSDNPNGNLSAEQVKFAQTIESSGADLLNLINDILDLSKIEAGHVEVRPETVSLQRLTGDLRQLFNPVADNRGLDFAIEVADDAPKVIETDRQRLEQVLKNLLSNAFKFTEKGGVRLKIAPAGDEHIAFSVKDTGIGVSREQQEAIFEAFRQADGTISRKYGGTGLGLSISRQLSRLLGGSISLESKPGEGSTFTVTIPLAYDPTRVAPREPPRLPAEASLAGPAPRIRAKKSAPPKAVEDDRDNAHGARRVLLVVEDDDTFAGIVRDLSREQGFQCLVAGTAEEAVKLAREFKPSAVVLDVGLPDESGLLVLDRLKRDDATRHIPIHVISAEDHSQTALSLGAIGYLVKPVKRDDLAEVLKTLEAKLASTVRRVLIVEDDRVQREAVGKLLTSADVETVGVGTAAECLEALKRETFDCMVLDLSLPDASGYSLLETLSQDGDHAFPPVIVYTGHDLSPDDEQRLRRYSSSIIIKGAKSPERLLDEVSLFLHQVVAALPPEQQKMIQKARNRDAVLEGRRILVVEDDIRNVYSLTNVLEPRGAVVEIARNGQEAIDALGRAAQDPSKEIDLVLMDVMMPVMDGLTATRTIRDDPRWSKLPILMLTAKAMPDDQARCIEAGANDYMAKPIDVDKLLSLVRVWMPR; from the coding sequence ATGGAGGTCTGGGCGACCTTGGGCCTGACCCTGGTGCTGCTCTTTTTCGTGGGCAGCGGTCTCGTCGCCTATCGCAACGTCGAGATGCTGCGGAGCAATAGCCAAAAGATTTGGCACTCCCACGACGTGCTGATGGCGATCGATGATCTGCTCTCCACCGTGCAAGACACCGAGACGGGACAGCGGGGCTATCTGCTGACCGGCAACGACCGCTATCTCGAGCCCTATCAAGCCGCTGTCTCAGCGGTCGCCTCACGATCCGAAGCGGTCGAAAGCCTCACGCGGGACAATCCCACCCAGCAGGCCAATCTGAAGGTCCTGAAGCGCCAGATCGCGGCCAAGCTCGGCGAGTTGGACGAGACAATCACTCTGCGCCGAACCGTCAACGCTCAAGCCGCTCTGGCCGTGGTCAACACCGATCGCGGCAAGGCCGAGATGGACGCGATCCGCCGCCAGGTCGGCGTCATGCGGCAGGAGGAGAGCCGACTGCGCGCCTTGCGCCTGACGACCATGGGCGCGGCGTACAACACAGCGCTGCTCAGCGGGGTGCTAGCGAGCGTGCTTGGCGGAGCGCTGACCCTGGCGGTGTTCTACCTGATCCGCCGCGCCGCCCGCGCTCAGGCGCGCGAGGAATGGCTGCAAGCCGGCCAGGTGGGTCTTGGGTCAGCCATGATGGGCGACCTCTCTGTCGAGATGCTGGCCGACAACATCCTGGCCTTCCTGTCGCAATATCTGGGCTTCCAGGCCGGCGCGCTGTTCAAGGGCCACGGTGGTCACTTCTATCGCGCCGCCAGCCTGGGCATTCCCGCCGACGCCCAGACTCCGGAGCGCTTCAACCTCAAGGAAGGCCTGCTGGGCAAGGTCGCCGCGGAAGGCCAGGCGACGATCGTTCGCGACGTGCCGGACGGCTACATCACCATCGGCTCCGCCCTGGGCCAGGACAAGCCCCGGCACCTGGTCATCGTGCCGGTGAAGGCCGACGGCGTGGTCAACGCCGTGATCGAGCTGGGTTTCCTGCATCCGGTCGACGATCGGGTCGTTGAGCTGCTGAACCAGGCCTCGGGCGCGATCGGCGTCGGACTGCGCTCGGCCCGCTACCGCGCCGAGCTGCAGGACACGCTGGAAGAGACACAACGCCAGTCGGAAGAACTGCAGGTTCAGAGCGAGGAACTGCGCGTCTCCAACGAGGAGCTTGAGGAACAGGGCCGCGCCCTGAAGGAATCCCAGACTCGTCTGGAGCAGCAGCAGGCCGAGCTGGAGCAGACCAACAGCCAGCTGGAGGAACAGGCCCAGATGCTGGAGACCCAGCGCGACGAGCTGGAGCGAACCAGCGCGGCCGTGGCGCTGAAGGCGCGCGAGCTGGAGCAGGCCAGCCAGTACAAGTCCGACTTCCTGGCTAACATGTCCCACGAGCTGCGCACGCCGCTCAACTCGCTGCTGATCCTGTCCAAGCTGCTCAGCGACAATCCGAACGGCAACCTGTCGGCTGAACAGGTCAAGTTCGCCCAAACCATCGAGTCTTCGGGCGCCGACCTGCTCAACCTGATCAACGACATCCTCGATCTGTCGAAGATCGAGGCCGGCCACGTCGAGGTGCGTCCAGAGACCGTCTCGCTGCAACGGCTGACGGGGGACTTGCGCCAGCTATTCAATCCCGTCGCCGACAACCGAGGCCTCGACTTCGCCATCGAGGTGGCCGACGACGCGCCCAAGGTGATCGAGACCGATCGCCAGCGGTTGGAGCAGGTGCTGAAGAACCTCCTCTCCAACGCCTTCAAGTTCACCGAGAAGGGCGGCGTGCGTCTGAAGATCGCTCCGGCGGGCGACGAGCACATCGCCTTCTCGGTCAAGGACACCGGCATCGGCGTTTCCCGAGAGCAGCAAGAAGCCATCTTCGAAGCGTTCCGCCAGGCGGACGGCACCATCAGCCGCAAGTACGGCGGCACCGGCCTTGGCCTCTCGATCAGTCGCCAGCTTTCGCGCCTTCTGGGCGGATCCATCAGCCTGGAAAGCAAGCCCGGCGAAGGCAGCACCTTCACCGTCACCATCCCCCTCGCCTACGATCCGACCCGGGTTGCGCCGCGCGAACCGCCGCGACTGCCGGCGGAGGCGTCGCTCGCGGGCCCCGCGCCTCGGATCCGCGCGAAGAAAAGCGCGCCGCCCAAAGCCGTCGAGGACGACCGCGACAACGCTCACGGCGCGCGTCGCGTGCTGCTGGTCGTCGAGGACGACGACACCTTCGCCGGCATCGTCCGCGACCTGTCGCGCGAGCAGGGCTTCCAGTGCCTGGTGGCGGGCACGGCCGAGGAGGCCGTCAAGCTCGCCCGCGAATTCAAGCCCAGCGCGGTCGTGCTGGACGTGGGCCTGCCCGATGAATCCGGCCTGCTCGTCCTGGACCGCCTGAAGCGCGACGACGCCACGCGGCACATCCCGATCCACGTGATCTCGGCCGAGGACCACAGCCAGACGGCGCTGTCGCTGGGCGCGATCGGCTATCTGGTCAAACCGGTCAAACGGGACGATCTGGCCGAGGTGCTGAAGACCCTCGAGGCCAAGCTGGCCAGCACGGTGCGTCGCGTGCTGATCGTGGAGGACGACCGCGTCCAGCGCGAGGCGGTCGGCAAGCTCCTGACCTCCGCCGATGTCGAGACGGTCGGCGTCGGCACGGCGGCCGAATGCCTGGAGGCGCTCAAGCGCGAGACCTTCGACTGCATGGTGCTGGATCTCTCGCTGCCGGACGCTTCGGGCTATTCGCTGCTGGAGACGCTCAGCCAGGACGGCGACCACGCCTTCCCGCCGGTCATCGTCTATACGGGCCACGACCTGTCGCCCGACGACGAGCAGCGCCTGCGCCGCTATTCCAGCTCGATCATCATCAAGGGAGCCAAGTCGCCCGAGCGCCTGCTGGACGAGGTCTCGCTGTTCCTGCACCAGGTGGTCGCGGCGCTGCCGCCCGAGCAGCAGAAGATGATCCAGAAGGCGCGCAACCGCGACGCGGTGCTGGAAGGCCGCCGGATCCTGGTGGTCGAGGACGACATCCGCAATGTCTACTCCCTGACCAACGTGCTGGAGCCCCGCGGGGCGGTCGTCGAGATCGCGCGCAACGGCCAGGAGGCGATCGACGCGCTTGGCCGCGCGGCCCAGGATCCGAGCAAGGAGATCGATCTCGTCCTCATGGACGTCATGATGCCGGTCATGGACGGCCTGACCGCGACCCGGACGATCCGCGACGATCCTCGTTGGTCGAAACTGCCGATCCTGATGCTGACGGCCAAGGCCATGCCCGACGACCAAGCTCGCTGCATCGAGGCCGGCGCGAACGACTACATGGCCAAGCCGATCGACGTCGACAAGCTG